The Streptomyces sp. HUAS MG91 sequence AGGATGTCGCTGGCCCAGTGGACACCGAGGTAGATCCGGGTGAGGGCGACGCACACGGCCCAGCCGACGGCGGTGATGCGCAGGCAGCGGGCCGCTGTGCGGTGGGCGGTGCGGGTGACGGCCCAGCACACGAGTCCCGCGGCGAGGGCGGACGTGGTGGTGTGGCCCGACGGCATCGAGAACCCTGAGGCGTGGGTGGCCCAGTCGGACCTCGGTGGCCTGGGCCGCGCGATGAGGCTCATCGCGACGAACCGGATGCCCTGGCCCGCCAGCAGGACGGCCAGGGCGGCGCTCCCGCGGATCAGGCGGAGCCGCGACGTCGTACCCGTGAGAAATCCCGCGGCGAAGGTGATCAGGTAGGGCCACACCGACGTTCCGCTGTCGGTGACGAACCGCGCGATGCTCACCGCCGTCTGCGACCGATGGGCCAGGGACCAGGTGTGCAGTGCGCTGTCGCCCGCCACCGTGCCGTCGCTGGAGACCAGCACCGCCGCGGTCAGGAACGTCACGAGGAGCGTGGCGACGCCGCCCGTCCAGGGCAGCGCGGCCGGCTGCCACATGCGGCGAAGGCCGGTGGGCGCCGCCGGTGCGACGGTGGGGCCGTTCACAGCAGCAGAGTCTCGGGCTCGGCCGGGGCGCCGGCGCGGCGCGATCGGACGACGCCGAGCACGATGCACTCCAGAGCGGCGCCGACGACGGCGCCGACCAGCAGACCGGCCAGGACGTCGTGCGGATAGTGCGCGCCCACCCACACCCGGGAGACGGCGATCAGGAGCATGGCGGGCAGAGCGATGGCGGCCATTTTGCGGTCCACGAGCCAGAGGGCCGCCGTCGCCGCGGCGGCGATGGCCACGTGGTTGCTGGGAAACGACCAGTCCCCCACCGCCGGACAGGGCTGGAGCGGCACGACGGACAGCGCCTGGCAGGGGCGCACCTCGTGGAACAGGCTCTTGACGACATCGTTGACGAGGAAGGCGACCACCACGATCAACGGTACGGCGAGCCCGGGAAGTTGCGGACGGCCCGCGGTGCGGGCCCGCAGCCAGGCCCAGATCATCAGGATCGCGAACAGCCCGAGCCCCCAGTCGGTCCACACCACCATGAACGTGTTGAGGGGCGACGGGGTGTGCTCCGTCAGGTGGGCCACGTCGGTGTAGAGCGAGTCGTCGAAGAACGACGCGGTGGCGGTGGCCGGGGTCACAGGTTCTCTCCGGTGCGCGAAGCTTGGGCCGTGGTGGCACTCCGGCGCTTCCTGCGGCCACGGAGGATCTCCAGGGCGAGCGGGAGCAGCGAGACGATCACGATGACGGCGACGAGGGGCAGCAGGTAGCGGTCGACGTTCGGGACGGAGGAACCGAGCGCGTACCCGGCCAGGACCAGGCCGACGGTCCAGACGGTGCCGCCGATGACCTGCCAGACGGCGAAGGTGCGGGCCGGCACCTCCAGGGCGCCCGCCAGCGGATTGAGTACCGTCCGGACGACGGGGACGAAGCGGGCGAGAACGACGGCTTTGGCGTGTCCGTAGCGGTTCAGGAGCTCTTCGGCGCGCTGGGCGCCCTCTCGCAGACGCACGGAGCGGCTGCGGGCCAGCAGGGTGCGGCCGCCGCGGCGCCCGATCCAGTAGCCGACCTGGGCTCCGGCCAGCGCGCCGACGACGGCGGCGATCAGTACCTGGGGAAGCGAGAGGTGGACGCCGCCGCTGCCGGGGACGCACAGCAGTCCGGCGGTGAAGAGCAGGGAGTCGCCCGGGAGGAAGAAGCCGATCAGCAGGCCGGTCTCGGCGAAGAGGACGGCGGCGACTCCCAGGGCACCGAAGGCGGTGAGCAGGGAACTCGCGTCGAGGACATTGACCGCGAGCGGGTGCGATGCGGCGATCACGCACGCATCCAGGCACAAGGGCACGCCGGGTCCTTCCGTTGGGGATGCGCGCCGTGCGTCGGACACCGCAGCGTCTACATCCGAGTAGTCGGTCTACTTCACTGTAGACGTTCTTCTGCCACACTGAGTTCCATGGCTGAGGAGAACGCGAGTCGCCGCCCGTCCGGCGAGCTGGAGGCAAAGGCTTTGGCGTGCCTGTGGGGGGCCGATCATCCGCTGACGCCGGGAGAGCTGCGCAGGAGCCTCGGAGGCGGGCTGGCGCGGACCACGGTGACGACGATCCTGAGCCGCATGTACGAGAAGGGCATCGTGGTCCGCTCGCCCGCCGGACGCGGGTTCGCCTACGCGCCGGCGTCCGACGCGTCCGGCCTGACGGCGCGCCGGATGCACGCCGAGCTCGATCGCGGCGAGGACCGGAGCAGTGTGCTGGCACGTTTCGTCTCCGACCTCAGCCGGCAGGACGAGGAGACGCTCCGCGCCCTTCTGTCCGACATGGGGGGATCGCAGGCGTGATCTTCGCTGTGTGGTTGCCGCTCCTCGTGCCGTTCCTGGCCGCGCCCGTCGCCCAGCGCGTCACGGCACGGCTGTCGCCGCGTACGGCGGTGTGGACGCTGACGGTGACGA is a genomic window containing:
- a CDS encoding phosphatase PAP2 family protein, coding for MNGPTVAPAAPTGLRRMWQPAALPWTGGVATLLVTFLTAAVLVSSDGTVAGDSALHTWSLAHRSQTAVSIARFVTDSGTSVWPYLITFAAGFLTGTTSRLRLIRGSAALAVLLAGQGIRFVAMSLIARPRPPRSDWATHASGFSMPSGHTTTSALAAGLVCWAVTRTAHRTAARCLRITAVGWAVCVALTRIYLGVHWASDILAGWLLAVAWLAFLGALLAPLERRTVPPAQN
- a CDS encoding phosphatase PAP2 family protein; its protein translation is MTPATATASFFDDSLYTDVAHLTEHTPSPLNTFMVVWTDWGLGLFAILMIWAWLRARTAGRPQLPGLAVPLIVVVAFLVNDVVKSLFHEVRPCQALSVVPLQPCPAVGDWSFPSNHVAIAAAATAALWLVDRKMAAIALPAMLLIAVSRVWVGAHYPHDVLAGLLVGAVVGAALECIVLGVVRSRRAGAPAEPETLLL
- a CDS encoding DedA family protein; this translates as MAASHPLAVNVLDASSLLTAFGALGVAAVLFAETGLLIGFFLPGDSLLFTAGLLCVPGSGGVHLSLPQVLIAAVVGALAGAQVGYWIGRRGGRTLLARSRSVRLREGAQRAEELLNRYGHAKAVVLARFVPVVRTVLNPLAGALEVPARTFAVWQVIGGTVWTVGLVLAGYALGSSVPNVDRYLLPLVAVIVIVSLLPLALEILRGRRKRRSATTAQASRTGENL
- a CDS encoding BlaI/MecI/CopY family transcriptional regulator, translating into MAEENASRRPSGELEAKALACLWGADHPLTPGELRRSLGGGLARTTVTTILSRMYEKGIVVRSPAGRGFAYAPASDASGLTARRMHAELDRGEDRSSVLARFVSDLSRQDEETLRALLSDMGGSQA